The proteins below are encoded in one region of Limnochorda pilosa:
- the dnaX gene encoding DNA polymerase III subunit gamma/tau, giving the protein MAHLSLYRKWRPQRFQDVVGQEAVVQTLRNALRLGRFAHAYLFSGPRGTGKTTLARLLSKGLNCRQGPTGDPCGTCPSCQRISEGRSLDVIEIDGASNRGIDEVRELRESARFAPAESRFKVYIIDEVHMLTHEAFNALLKLLEEPPAHVVFLFATTEPHRLPATIISRCQRFDLHRLSETQLRGRLAEVAAAEGIALEEEALRLVTRMSQGALRDGLSLLDQVSSLGDGPIRGDQVRELLGLVPEDRVDGLLEALAAASPGASLEWLARLEADGVDFRQLARAVVERVRDLLVVLTVGDPAELLGLDPGTDGPRLSRSRELAERLGWERLEQVAQLFTRAEGELRRGEPPRLTLELASLEVLRSASLEERIRRVEARLDARGSQGAGTERAPFGRPAAAPEAVPSGQAREAEPVEPARPPEHVQRTEAIGSRTEPAPDPAPPVRTGPEQAHQDLAALWEAVLAELSRSAAGRATHAFAREARLAHVSGDQAVLVFPAGYAFHRSNLEQKAHRERVQRLLGRQLGRLVQVRVASEDEVQEPAQEPPAPAPVLAGSDPLRPDAGGRDAEPEPGEPVIEGPVEIEAVQDPVVRKAVEFFGGHVVRIERKG; this is encoded by the coding sequence GTGGCTCACCTCTCCCTGTACCGTAAGTGGCGGCCTCAACGGTTCCAGGACGTGGTGGGGCAGGAGGCGGTCGTCCAGACCCTGCGCAACGCGCTTCGGCTCGGCCGCTTCGCCCACGCCTACCTGTTTTCGGGCCCCCGCGGGACCGGGAAGACCACCCTGGCCCGCTTGCTGAGCAAAGGGCTCAACTGCCGGCAAGGCCCTACCGGCGATCCGTGCGGTACCTGCCCGTCCTGCCAGCGCATCTCGGAGGGCCGGTCGTTGGACGTGATCGAGATCGACGGCGCGTCCAACCGCGGCATCGACGAAGTGCGCGAGCTCCGGGAGAGCGCCCGCTTCGCCCCCGCCGAATCCCGCTTCAAGGTGTACATCATCGACGAAGTCCACATGCTGACCCACGAGGCGTTCAACGCGCTCCTCAAGCTCCTCGAGGAGCCCCCGGCGCACGTGGTCTTCCTCTTCGCCACCACGGAGCCGCACCGGTTGCCGGCCACCATCATCTCCCGCTGCCAGCGCTTCGACCTGCACCGGCTGTCGGAAACGCAACTGCGGGGGAGGTTGGCCGAGGTGGCCGCCGCGGAAGGGATCGCTCTCGAGGAAGAGGCGCTCCGACTGGTGACGCGTATGAGCCAGGGCGCCTTGCGGGATGGGCTGAGCCTCCTGGACCAGGTGTCGTCCTTGGGCGACGGTCCCATCAGGGGCGACCAGGTGCGAGAACTCCTGGGTCTGGTGCCCGAAGATCGAGTGGACGGGCTCTTGGAGGCCCTGGCAGCCGCCAGCCCGGGCGCGTCCCTGGAGTGGCTGGCACGGCTGGAGGCAGACGGGGTCGACTTCAGGCAGCTCGCCCGGGCCGTGGTGGAGCGCGTGCGGGACCTGCTGGTGGTCCTGACGGTAGGCGATCCGGCCGAGCTTCTGGGCCTGGACCCTGGAACCGACGGCCCCCGGCTCTCGCGGAGCCGGGAGTTGGCCGAGCGCCTGGGGTGGGAGCGCCTCGAGCAGGTGGCGCAGCTCTTTACCCGTGCTGAAGGCGAGTTGCGGCGAGGTGAACCGCCCCGTCTCACCCTGGAGCTGGCCTCTCTGGAGGTCTTGAGGAGTGCGAGCCTCGAGGAACGGATCCGCCGGGTGGAGGCGCGCCTGGACGCACGGGGTTCCCAGGGCGCCGGCACTGAGCGGGCACCGTTCGGGCGTCCCGCGGCAGCCCCGGAGGCGGTGCCCTCCGGGCAGGCGCGGGAGGCGGAGCCGGTTGAACCGGCCAGGCCCCCTGAGCACGTGCAGAGAACCGAGGCCATCGGGAGCAGAACAGAGCCCGCCCCGGACCCGGCGCCTCCCGTGCGCACAGGTCCCGAGCAGGCGCATCAGGACCTGGCGGCCCTCTGGGAGGCGGTTTTGGCGGAGCTCAGCCGCTCGGCCGCGGGCCGCGCCACCCACGCCTTCGCACGGGAAGCCAGGCTGGCACATGTGAGCGGCGACCAAGCGGTGCTGGTCTTTCCCGCCGGGTATGCCTTCCACCGCTCCAACCTGGAGCAGAAGGCCCATCGCGAGCGGGTCCAGCGCCTCCTGGGCAGGCAGCTTGGAAGGCTCGTCCAGGTGCGGGTGGCTTCCGAAGACGAGGTTCAAGAGCCCGCTCAGGAACCCCCTGCCCCGGCACCGGTCCTCGCCGGCAGCGATCCGCTGCGCCCGGACGCAGGAGGTCGGGATGCAGAGCCCGAGCCCGGTGAGCCGGTGATCGAGGGACCGGTAGAGATCGAGGCCGTGCAGGATCCGGTGGTTCGTAAGGCCGTGGAGTTCTTCGGCGGGCACGTGGTCCGCATCGAGCGGAAGGGATGA
- the pstB gene encoding phosphate ABC transporter ATP-binding protein PstB, translated as MELDGRKNGQTPATKIRVQDLSVVYGRSQALFDVSLEIRAHSVTALIGPSGCGKSTFLRSLNRMNELIDGCRTSGRVDLDGEDVYGPGVDVVTLRRRVGMVFQRPNPFPRPIFDNVAYGPRLYGVRDRRTLADVVEWALTQAALWDEVKDRLGTSALELSGGQQQRLCIARALAVEPDVLLMDEPASALDPISTAKIEDLIQQLKERLTVVIVTHNMQQAGRIADETAFFLNGHLVEFDRTDRLFERPRDRRTEAYITGRFG; from the coding sequence ATGGAGCTGGATGGACGGAAGAACGGCCAGACCCCCGCGACCAAGATCCGGGTCCAGGATCTCTCGGTCGTCTACGGGCGATCCCAGGCCCTCTTCGACGTGAGCCTGGAGATCCGGGCCCACTCCGTCACGGCGCTCATCGGGCCTTCCGGCTGCGGTAAGTCCACCTTTCTCCGCAGCCTCAACCGAATGAACGAGCTCATCGACGGCTGCCGGACGAGCGGCCGGGTGGATCTCGACGGTGAGGACGTCTACGGTCCGGGCGTCGACGTGGTGACGCTGCGACGCCGGGTGGGTATGGTCTTCCAGCGACCCAATCCCTTCCCGCGCCCCATCTTCGACAACGTGGCCTACGGGCCCCGGCTCTACGGGGTTCGAGACCGTCGCACCCTGGCGGACGTGGTCGAGTGGGCCCTGACCCAGGCGGCCCTCTGGGACGAGGTGAAGGACCGGCTGGGCACGTCCGCCCTGGAGCTCTCCGGAGGGCAGCAGCAACGGCTCTGCATCGCCCGGGCCCTGGCCGTGGAGCCCGACGTCCTTCTCATGGACGAGCCCGCCTCGGCCCTGGACCCTATCTCGACCGCCAAGATCGAGGATCTCATCCAGCAGCTGAAGGAACGGCTCACGGTGGTGATCGTGACCCACAACATGCAGCAGGCGGGCCGCATCGCCGACGAGACCGCGTTCTTCCTCAACGGTCACCTGGTGGAGTTCGACCGGACCGATCGTCTCTTCGAGCGCCCCCGCGACCGCCGGACCGAAGCCTACATCACCGGCCGCTTCGGCTGA
- the coaBC gene encoding bifunctional phosphopantothenoylcysteine decarboxylase/phosphopantothenate--cysteine ligase CoaBC yields MADPGRALQGRKVVLGVTGSIAAYKAVELARRMTQLGAEVQVIMTQAATRFVAPLTFRELTYREVLVDLFDPPAGQLMRHVHLAEEAEVLVIAPATANILAKMAAGIADDLLTCTFLATQAPVLVAPAMNRIMYLHPATQENLARLARWGVATVGPEWGPLATGIEGPGRMASVDAIIKQASEMAAGGRGLVPWPGKSDLAGVRVLVSAGPTREAVDPVRFLTNRSSGKMGFAVARAARDRGAQVVLVTGPVSLADPPGVEVVRVETAEEMRTALRDRFAACDVLVMAAAVADFRPVGYSPAKLKKGEHAGGLRLELEPTRDILSELATLRSQQVLVGFAAETEASLDRAREKLRAKGVDLLVLNDVTQPDAGFEVDTNRAILLGRSGEVEPLPLLRKEEVAHRLLDRVVALHGPTTPRGPAGDGGSQPARRG; encoded by the coding sequence ATGGCCGATCCGGGCAGGGCGCTGCAGGGGAGAAAGGTGGTCCTGGGGGTTACCGGGAGCATCGCCGCCTACAAGGCGGTGGAGCTTGCCCGGCGGATGACGCAGCTGGGCGCCGAAGTCCAGGTCATCATGACCCAGGCGGCGACGCGGTTCGTCGCGCCGCTCACCTTCCGGGAGCTGACCTACCGGGAGGTGCTGGTGGACCTTTTCGATCCTCCGGCGGGTCAGCTCATGCGCCACGTGCACCTGGCGGAGGAGGCGGAGGTCCTGGTCATCGCTCCGGCCACGGCCAACATCCTGGCCAAGATGGCTGCGGGCATCGCCGACGACCTCCTCACGTGCACCTTTCTCGCCACCCAGGCGCCGGTTCTGGTGGCCCCTGCCATGAACCGGATCATGTACCTCCACCCGGCGACCCAGGAGAACCTGGCCCGCCTGGCCCGCTGGGGCGTGGCGACCGTGGGGCCCGAGTGGGGCCCGCTCGCCACGGGGATCGAGGGGCCTGGCCGGATGGCGTCGGTGGACGCGATCATCAAGCAGGCCTCCGAGATGGCGGCCGGCGGGCGGGGTCTGGTGCCCTGGCCGGGCAAGAGCGACCTTGCCGGCGTACGGGTGCTGGTCTCCGCCGGCCCGACCCGCGAAGCGGTGGACCCCGTTCGGTTCCTGACCAACCGCTCCTCGGGCAAGATGGGCTTCGCCGTGGCCCGGGCCGCCCGGGATCGCGGGGCTCAGGTGGTCCTGGTCACGGGACCTGTCTCCCTGGCCGATCCTCCCGGCGTAGAGGTGGTACGGGTGGAGACCGCGGAGGAGATGCGGACGGCCCTGCGCGACCGGTTTGCGGCCTGCGACGTTCTGGTGATGGCCGCGGCCGTGGCCGACTTCCGCCCGGTTGGCTACTCGCCGGCGAAGCTCAAGAAAGGAGAGCACGCCGGCGGCCTGCGCCTGGAGCTGGAGCCGACCCGAGACATCCTGTCGGAGCTGGCCACCCTCCGCTCCCAACAGGTGCTGGTGGGCTTTGCCGCCGAGACGGAGGCGAGCCTCGACCGCGCCCGTGAGAAGCTCCGGGCCAAGGGGGTGGACCTCCTGGTGTTGAACGACGTCACCCAGCCCGACGCGGGCTTCGAGGTTGACACCAACCGTGCGATCCTTCTAGGCCGTTCGGGGGAGGTTGAGCCCCTGCCCCTCCTGCGCAAGGAGGAGGTCGCCCATCGCCTGCTGGATCGGGTGGTGGCCCTGCACGGGCCTACCACTCCCCGAGGGCCCGCAGGCGACGGTGGATCGCAGCCAGCCCGTCGAGGATGA
- the recR gene encoding recombination mediator RecR: MALPRPLARLVEELTRLPGIGPKTAQRLAFHIVDQPEERVSALAAALVEAREQIRTCSVCCNLTDVDPCRLCTDPQRDGSLVCVVEGPRDVVALERTREYRGRYHVLHGAISPLDGIGPGDLRLKELLDRIRSGEVQEVILATDPDPEGEATAMYLGRLLKPLAVRVTRVARGMPVGGSLEYMDEVTLAKAMEGRREVS; the protein is encoded by the coding sequence ATGGCCCTCCCCCGCCCGCTGGCCCGGCTGGTGGAGGAGCTGACCCGCCTCCCAGGCATCGGGCCCAAGACCGCGCAACGCCTTGCCTTCCACATCGTCGACCAGCCCGAGGAGCGCGTCTCTGCGCTGGCTGCGGCGCTGGTGGAGGCCAGGGAGCAGATAAGGACCTGTTCGGTGTGCTGCAACCTCACCGACGTGGATCCCTGCCGCCTGTGCACCGACCCCCAACGGGACGGGAGCCTGGTCTGCGTCGTGGAAGGACCCCGGGACGTGGTGGCGCTGGAGCGGACGCGCGAGTACCGCGGCCGGTACCACGTGCTCCACGGAGCCATCTCACCCCTGGATGGCATCGGGCCCGGCGATCTGCGTCTCAAGGAGCTCCTGGACCGGATTCGCTCGGGTGAGGTCCAGGAGGTCATTCTCGCCACCGATCCCGATCCGGAGGGGGAGGCGACGGCCATGTACCTCGGCAGGCTCCTGAAGCCACTGGCCGTTCGCGTCACCCGCGTGGCTCGGGGCATGCCCGTGGGGGGAAGCCTGGAGTACATGGATGAAGTGACGCTGGCCAAGGCCATGGAAGGGCGGCGGGAGGTCTCCTGA
- a CDS encoding type III pantothenate kinase — protein sequence MLLTMDVGNTKVAVGAYDTERQVAQWRLTTNSDRTEDELGLLLIQLLRHRGIDPEAVEGVAVASVVPPVLDLWKGAIDRYLNRPVWVVTHEVDLGLTIRYHRPYEVGADRLVNAFAAAELVGLPAIVVDFGTATTFDAISPEREYLGGAILPGMQISLEALVERTAQLPKIGWARPTRAIGQSTTEAIQAGIYFGTVGQVKEVTRRIRQELGGEARVVATGGLAPLIGPELDEVDRVEPYLILDGLAAIHRRLRALGEW from the coding sequence GTGCTCCTCACCATGGACGTGGGCAACACCAAGGTGGCCGTGGGGGCCTATGACACAGAGCGGCAGGTCGCCCAGTGGCGGTTGACCACCAACTCCGACCGGACCGAGGACGAGCTGGGGCTTCTCCTGATCCAGCTCCTGCGCCACCGGGGGATCGACCCCGAAGCGGTGGAGGGGGTGGCCGTCGCGTCCGTGGTCCCCCCCGTGCTGGACCTCTGGAAGGGCGCGATCGATCGCTACCTGAACCGTCCCGTATGGGTCGTGACCCACGAGGTGGACCTGGGCCTTACCATCCGGTACCATCGCCCCTATGAGGTGGGAGCCGACCGGCTCGTCAACGCCTTCGCCGCTGCAGAGCTGGTGGGGTTGCCGGCCATCGTGGTGGACTTCGGCACCGCGACCACCTTCGATGCCATCTCCCCGGAGCGCGAGTACCTGGGAGGCGCCATCCTCCCCGGCATGCAGATCTCTCTGGAGGCCCTGGTGGAGCGGACGGCGCAGCTTCCCAAGATCGGCTGGGCGCGGCCCACCCGGGCCATCGGTCAGAGCACCACCGAGGCGATCCAGGCGGGGATCTACTTCGGAACCGTCGGGCAGGTCAAGGAGGTCACCCGCCGGATCCGACAGGAGCTGGGAGGAGAGGCCCGGGTGGTGGCCACGGGCGGGCTTGCGCCTTTGATCGGCCCGGAGCTGGATGAGGTGGACCGGGTGGAGCCGTACCTCATCCTCGACGGGCTGGCTGCGATCCACCGTCGCCTGCGGGCCCTCGGGGAGTGGTAG
- a CDS encoding Gfo/Idh/MocA family protein: protein MGRRPALRVGVAGLARPGVWRRLREWLSLEEVDVVAAADPDPERRERCARLGVPRVYGEPRELLAREPLDILHAAGNPVEQGDLVASALMRGLDILVEPPLATGARSALKLLAAARSFGGFLVPAWPAAFDPAWRGLVANALEVGRPVHLDAALTLAPEPWWGELDEELFDDPDVSLPGALALGADRLVHLALEVFGTPATVAACTETERLFGRPWDRRATLFLLYPWGTARFRIRLSFVEDGAEVRRPAGAGPVLFGEKGVLEVRRRRLALQRLSDGRRASVLPVAAGAAAQPPGWLVHALKRSVAPSGSLGLDRLAAVYRVVAALERSAAAAGSLRAVE, encoded by the coding sequence ATGGGAAGGAGGCCTGCCCTGAGGGTGGGCGTGGCCGGCCTGGCCCGGCCCGGCGTCTGGCGCCGCCTGCGGGAGTGGCTCTCGCTGGAGGAGGTCGACGTCGTGGCGGCCGCCGACCCGGACCCGGAGCGGCGGGAACGCTGCGCCCGGCTGGGCGTGCCACGGGTGTACGGGGAGCCTCGAGAGCTCCTGGCCCGGGAGCCGCTGGACATCCTTCACGCGGCCGGGAATCCGGTGGAGCAAGGGGACCTGGTGGCCTCCGCCCTCATGCGCGGCCTGGACATCCTCGTGGAGCCGCCCCTGGCGACGGGGGCCCGGTCGGCCCTGAAGCTCCTCGCGGCCGCGCGGAGCTTCGGCGGCTTCCTGGTGCCAGCCTGGCCGGCCGCCTTCGACCCTGCCTGGCGGGGTCTGGTCGCGAACGCCCTCGAGGTGGGACGGCCCGTGCACCTGGACGCCGCCCTGACGCTGGCGCCGGAGCCCTGGTGGGGTGAGCTCGACGAGGAGCTCTTCGACGATCCGGACGTTTCCCTGCCAGGGGCGCTCGCCCTCGGGGCCGATCGGCTGGTGCACCTGGCGCTGGAGGTCTTCGGGACCCCTGCGACGGTGGCGGCCTGCACCGAGACGGAGCGGCTGTTCGGCCGCCCATGGGACCGGCGGGCCACCCTGTTCCTCCTCTACCCGTGGGGGACGGCGCGTTTCCGCATCAGGTTGAGCTTCGTGGAGGACGGTGCCGAGGTACGTCGCCCGGCGGGAGCGGGTCCCGTCCTCTTCGGGGAGAAAGGCGTGCTGGAGGTACGACGTCGCCGTCTCGCGCTCCAGCGCCTCTCCGACGGACGCCGGGCCAGCGTGCTCCCCGTAGCCGCCGGGGCGGCAGCCCAGCCGCCGGGCTGGTTGGTGCATGCCCTGAAACGTTCGGTGGCTCCTTCGGGCAGCCTGGGGCTCGATCGCCTGGCGGCCGTCTACCGGGTGGTGGCGGCCCTGGAGCGGTCGGCTGCGGCCGCCGGGAGCCTCCGAGCGGTGGAGTAG
- a CDS encoding cell wall hydrolase, with the protein MQMVRQGNGRVHTGTRLLACALAVIMMGAPLAGTALGRSEAAWNEIQAPTSPHATRASLGPASSRPGARATASSEEPQDRPPAASRPAVPVPPEDAAAPRAPIPAPSSPGPARPEPRPWYTDRDLDTLARLVHAESEGEPFVGRVAVAAVVLNRVRHSRFPGTIAGVVFQPGAFEPVANGRIWEEPDRLSRQATKAALDGWDPTGGAIYFWNPAKVGGGSWIWQVHVTGQIGQHVFGWR; encoded by the coding sequence ATGCAGATGGTGCGGCAGGGAAACGGCCGTGTCCACACGGGCACCCGGTTGCTCGCGTGCGCGCTGGCCGTGATCATGATGGGGGCACCCTTGGCGGGAACGGCGCTCGGTCGATCGGAGGCGGCCTGGAACGAGATCCAGGCGCCGACGAGCCCGCACGCGACTCGAGCCAGCCTTGGTCCGGCGTCTTCTCGCCCGGGGGCACGGGCGACGGCCTCTTCCGAGGAGCCCCAGGATCGGCCTCCAGCGGCCTCCCGCCCGGCGGTTCCGGTCCCTCCCGAGGACGCGGCCGCGCCGCGCGCGCCCATCCCGGCTCCTTCCTCCCCCGGCCCGGCCCGCCCGGAGCCCCGGCCCTGGTACACCGACCGGGATCTGGACACCCTGGCGCGGCTGGTACACGCGGAGTCCGAAGGGGAGCCCTTCGTCGGGCGCGTGGCCGTGGCGGCCGTGGTGCTCAACCGGGTGCGACACAGCCGCTTCCCTGGAACCATCGCGGGCGTCGTCTTCCAGCCGGGCGCCTTCGAGCCCGTGGCCAACGGGCGCATCTGGGAGGAGCCCGACCGGCTCTCGCGGCAGGCGACCAAGGCTGCGCTGGACGGGTGGGACCCCACGGGCGGGGCCATCTACTTCTGGAACCCCGCCAAGGTGGGCGGAGGGAGCTGGATCTGGCAGGTTCACGTGACCGGCCAGATCGGACAGCACGTCTTCGGGTGGCGGTGA
- a CDS encoding HesB/IscA family protein translates to MNVLFTEEATRQLDTMVRQQGDPAPALRIAVTGQCHCGSIHFGMAWEQSPRPDDIVLEHGDLRVVVDPASAPHLDEATIDYRSDPMNSGFLVRAAAGGGCGCGG, encoded by the coding sequence ATGAACGTGCTCTTCACCGAAGAGGCGACCCGCCAGTTGGACACCATGGTCCGCCAGCAGGGAGACCCCGCGCCGGCACTGCGCATCGCGGTGACGGGGCAGTGCCACTGTGGCAGCATCCACTTCGGCATGGCGTGGGAACAGAGCCCGCGACCCGACGACATCGTGCTTGAGCACGGCGACCTGCGGGTGGTCGTGGATCCCGCCAGTGCGCCTCACCTGGACGAGGCCACCATCGACTACCGGTCCGACCCCATGAACTCAGGCTTCCTGGTTCGCGCCGCCGCTGGCGGCGGCTGCGGCTGCGGAGGCTGA
- the tadA gene encoding tRNA adenosine(34) deaminase TadA has translation MSDPPERQRDQDDARWMGEALAEAEAAWRAGEVPIGAVVVQGDQVLARAHNRREDWSDPTAHAELIAVRLAARARGGWRLTGATVYATIEPCPMCAGALLLARVDRLVYGAPDPKAGAVDSLARLLDDPRFNHRVEITRGVRAEEAADLLRRFFRELREGTGGAVARRGC, from the coding sequence GTGAGCGACCCACCCGAGCGGCAGAGGGATCAGGATGACGCCCGGTGGATGGGCGAGGCCCTGGCCGAGGCCGAGGCAGCATGGCGGGCGGGCGAGGTGCCCATCGGGGCGGTGGTGGTGCAAGGGGATCAGGTGCTGGCCCGAGCGCACAACCGCCGGGAGGACTGGTCCGACCCCACCGCGCACGCGGAGTTGATCGCGGTCCGGCTGGCGGCCCGTGCCCGGGGCGGCTGGCGATTGACGGGTGCCACCGTCTATGCTACAATCGAGCCTTGCCCGATGTGCGCCGGCGCTCTCCTCCTGGCACGGGTGGACCGGCTCGTCTACGGTGCGCCCGACCCCAAGGCGGGTGCCGTGGATTCGCTGGCGAGGCTTTTGGACGATCCCCGGTTCAACCATCGGGTGGAGATCACCCGGGGGGTGCGGGCCGAAGAGGCGGCAGACCTCCTGCGCCGCTTCTTCCGGGAGCTGCGGGAGGGGACGGGCGGAGCCGTTGCACGGAGAGGTTGCTGA
- a CDS encoding spore coat protein yields MAQANLTTIELHQLHERMMEHIVGIENCSLWLRQAQDPDLRQTLQSHLNQFQQHFQKLFGQLGAEPTGLTGGQPGGQGLAPGFPPVGQPGGNGGGWAWQPQGGNYQAHAFQADPSDTRITDPVLAASCLVYCKFESLACSQAALEAGHGSLRQCFLDVSRDHSQMALELYQLMERKGWYPVRFGPDSNVMNQVRSAYQGALRRAPAYAG; encoded by the coding sequence TTGGCCCAGGCCAACCTGACCACGATCGAGCTCCACCAGCTCCACGAGCGGATGATGGAGCACATCGTGGGCATCGAGAACTGCAGCTTGTGGTTGCGGCAGGCCCAAGATCCCGATCTGCGCCAGACGCTCCAGTCCCACCTGAACCAGTTCCAGCAGCACTTCCAGAAGCTCTTCGGGCAGCTGGGGGCCGAGCCTACCGGGCTCACGGGGGGCCAGCCCGGTGGCCAGGGGCTTGCCCCGGGATTTCCGCCCGTGGGCCAGCCGGGCGGGAACGGAGGGGGATGGGCATGGCAGCCCCAGGGCGGGAACTACCAGGCCCACGCCTTCCAGGCGGACCCCAGCGACACCCGCATCACCGACCCGGTCCTGGCAGCGAGCTGCCTCGTCTACTGCAAGTTCGAGAGCCTCGCGTGCAGCCAGGCCGCACTGGAAGCGGGCCACGGCTCGCTGCGCCAATGCTTCCTCGACGTGAGCCGGGACCATTCCCAGATGGCTCTGGAGCTCTATCAACTCATGGAGCGGAAGGGATGGTACCCGGTGCGCTTCGGCCCCGACAGCAACGTGATGAACCAGGTCCGCTCAGCGTACCAGGGAGCCCTGCGCCGGGCCCCGGCATACGCCGGCTGA
- a CDS encoding YbaB/EbfC family nucleoid-associated protein, with amino-acid sequence MPNIQKMMKQVQRVQAEMARIQEELGGRRVEGTAGGGAVRVVANGHQELVEVLLDPEAVDPEDVEMLQDLILTAANDALKRSQELAAQEMAKVTGGLNVPGLPGLP; translated from the coding sequence ATGCCCAACATCCAGAAGATGATGAAGCAGGTTCAGCGGGTGCAGGCAGAGATGGCTCGGATCCAGGAGGAGCTGGGTGGCAGGAGGGTGGAGGGAACCGCGGGCGGCGGCGCGGTGCGCGTCGTCGCGAACGGTCACCAGGAGCTGGTAGAGGTGCTCCTGGACCCCGAGGCCGTCGACCCGGAGGACGTGGAGATGCTGCAGGATCTCATCCTCACCGCCGCGAACGACGCCCTCAAGCGCTCCCAGGAGCTGGCCGCCCAGGAGATGGCCAAGGTCACCGGAGGCCTCAACGTACCCGGGCTGCCGGGGTTGCCGTGA
- a CDS encoding RNA polymerase sigma factor has product MSDEDLFLQVQHGELGALEALVRRHHRRVYALAYRLVHDRQAAEDLTQETFFRVIRARHRYRHPEPFRPWLYAIATNLCRDYHKRAYHQREIPRDLDPAEVAETGAGPGEVAEQRAERRHMLQALRRLSPKHREVLALHFYEELTLQEIARICGIPLGTVKSRLSWALRRLREILVIPVPDVPDGEERHRAHP; this is encoded by the coding sequence GTGTCGGACGAGGACCTCTTCCTTCAGGTGCAGCACGGAGAGCTGGGCGCCCTGGAGGCGCTGGTGCGGCGGCACCACCGGCGCGTCTATGCCTTGGCGTACCGGCTGGTGCACGACCGGCAGGCGGCCGAGGACCTGACCCAGGAGACCTTCTTCCGGGTCATCCGGGCCCGCCATCGCTACCGCCACCCCGAGCCGTTCCGACCGTGGCTCTACGCGATCGCCACCAACCTGTGTCGGGACTACCACAAGCGGGCCTATCATCAAAGGGAGATCCCGAGGGATCTGGATCCCGCCGAAGTGGCGGAGACCGGAGCTGGCCCAGGCGAGGTCGCGGAGCAGCGGGCCGAGCGCCGGCACATGCTGCAGGCGCTCCGGCGGCTTTCGCCGAAGCACCGTGAGGTGCTGGCCCTCCACTTCTACGAGGAGCTGACCCTGCAGGAGATCGCCCGCATCTGCGGCATTCCGCTGGGGACGGTGAAGTCACGGCTCTCCTGGGCCCTGCGGCGGCTGCGGGAGATCCTGGTCATCCCCGTACCGGACGTGCCGGATGGAGAGGAGAGGCACCGTGCCCATCCCTGA
- a CDS encoding response regulator transcription factor — MKERILVVDDEASILELVRFALEREGFDVAVASDGETALKSFSSRPSDLVVLDLMLPGKDGLEVCRELRQQSQVPIIMLTARGSETDKVLGLELGADDYMTKPFSPRELVARVKAVLRRTEPRDLAENQVLRVGEITLDAVRHRVTVGEREIQLAPREFELLRMLMANRGAVLNRDLLLEKVWGYDYAGDTRTVDVHVVRLRQKVEDDPAHPRYIETVRGVGYRMREV, encoded by the coding sequence GTGAAGGAACGGATCCTGGTCGTCGACGACGAAGCCTCCATCCTGGAGCTGGTTCGGTTCGCCCTGGAGCGCGAGGGGTTCGACGTGGCCGTGGCCTCCGACGGCGAGACGGCCCTGAAGAGCTTCAGCAGCCGGCCCTCCGACCTGGTGGTCTTGGACCTGATGCTGCCGGGGAAGGACGGCCTCGAGGTCTGCCGGGAGTTGAGGCAGCAGAGCCAGGTTCCCATCATCATGCTGACCGCCCGGGGAAGCGAGACCGACAAGGTGCTGGGCCTGGAACTCGGGGCCGACGACTACATGACCAAGCCTTTCAGCCCCAGGGAGCTCGTTGCGCGGGTGAAGGCGGTGCTTCGGCGCACGGAGCCCCGAGATCTTGCGGAGAACCAGGTCCTGCGGGTGGGCGAGATCACCCTGGACGCGGTGCGCCACCGGGTGACGGTGGGCGAGCGGGAGATCCAGCTGGCCCCCAGGGAGTTCGAGCTGCTACGGATGCTGATGGCCAACCGGGGCGCGGTGCTCAACCGGGACCTGCTCCTGGAGAAGGTGTGGGGGTACGACTACGCCGGCGACACCCGCACCGTCGACGTGCACGTGGTGCGCCTCCGGCAGAAGGTGGAGGATGACCCGGCACATCCGAGGTACATCGAAACCGTGCGTGGCGTGGGATACCGCATGCGCGAGGTGTGA
- a CDS encoding DUF2508 family protein: protein MAPGKGERGKNELRAAGLVEQLEAARQEWRQARAYFDAVSDPDLVVEAVHRLEASQRKYMYLWKLARAEGVRVDRQRMARFLFGTESGFSS from the coding sequence ATGGCTCCCGGAAAAGGCGAGCGCGGAAAGAACGAGCTTCGGGCCGCCGGCCTGGTGGAGCAGCTGGAGGCGGCCCGGCAGGAGTGGCGGCAGGCGCGGGCCTACTTCGATGCGGTGAGCGACCCCGACCTGGTGGTGGAGGCCGTCCATCGCCTGGAGGCCAGCCAGCGCAAGTACATGTACCTGTGGAAGCTGGCCCGAGCCGAGGGTGTGCGGGTGGACCGGCAACGCATGGCTCGCTTCCTCTTCGGAACGGAGTCAGGATTTTCCTCTTGA